DNA sequence from the Leptospiraceae bacterium genome:
TTAGTCCCGGTGCTCCTTACAGACATTTTAAAAATAGTGAAAGCCTGATTTCGGCTGTAGCAGAAGTTGGATTTTATAAGTTAAACGACATTATGGAAAAAATTATAAGAAAACGTCCCCGAAATTATCTCTGGCAGTTTCGAGAGTGCGGTTTGAGTTATGTTGAATTTTCCCTGGATAATTCGGAGCTATTTCGTATTATGTATGGAAACATGATAAAAAATCATTCTTCTCATGAGGGTCTGAAAAAAGCCGGAGAGCAACTTTACTTTACCTTTGAGGGGATTATAAAAAATGCCCAGACTGAGAATCTCCTCCGTGCAGGTAATACGAGGGAAATTGCTCTTTCTGCCTGGTCACTGGTTCATGGAATTTCTAACTTAATTGTGGAGAAGCAACTTTTTTTTGAAACCTGGGAAATTGAAAATCTTCGTAAAATGGTAAAACGCCAGTTGAGCCTTTTATATAATGGCATTCAACCGGCTTGAGTTTTATTTTACATGGGGACAGAAATAGGCTATTCTATAGTTTTTTCCGGTTTTTGAGTTTTTGCATTCGTTACGAATAAAAACACAGGCTTTTTTATCAAGAATGAATTCTTTTTCTTTTAGAAGTTTAAGATATTCTTGTCTTATAAAACCGTTATATTCTTTCAGATAACTTAACTGAAAGTTCTCATCTGCATTTTCCGGAAATTC
Encoded proteins:
- a CDS encoding TetR/AcrR family transcriptional regulator; this translates as MASKSNRNLKAYHHGDLRNALIDSALVIIAEEGYESLSLRKVAEKADVSPGAPYRHFKNSESLISAVAEVGFYKLNDIMEKIIRKRPRNYLWQFRECGLSYVEFSLDNSELFRIMYGNMIKNHSSHEGLKKAGEQLYFTFEGIIKNAQTENLLRAGNTREIALSAWSLVHGISNLIVEKQLFFETWEIENLRKMVKRQLSLLYNGIQPA